One genomic region from Mastacembelus armatus chromosome 21, fMasArm1.2, whole genome shotgun sequence encodes:
- the LOC113123755 gene encoding trace amine-associated receptor 4-like, which produces TELCFPQLNSSCSRVVRPYALTIVTYVILFSISLLTVTLNLLVIISISHFKQLHSPTNLLVLALAVSDFFVGPLMLFQIMLIEGCWFLGDLMCSLYTLIDYIITTTSIGTMVLISIDRYVAICDPLHYSTKVTQKRVQVCVCLCWMCSTLCSCTLLKDNLAHPGRYNTCTGECVVVIEYVAGRVDMFLSFIGPVTVIIVLYMRVFVVAVSQARAMRSHTAAVAVQGSVSIGTKKSEMKAARILGAVIVVFLICLCPYFCVTISSQDTLFNQSSSAFVICLFYFNSCLNPVIYAFFYPWFRKCIKLIFSLEILQLGSSEANIL; this is translated from the exons actgaactctgctttccacaactcAACTCCTCCTGCAGCAGAGTTGTGCGTCCTTATGCTTTAACCATTGTGACTTATGTTATATTGTTTTCCATCTCTCTGCTCACCGTGACtctcaacctgctggtcatcatctccatctcacacttcaa gcagctccacagtCCCACCAACCTCCTCGTCCTCGCTTTGGCTGTGTCAGATTTCTTTGTTGGTCCCCTCATGTTGTTTCAGATCATGCTCATAGAAGGCTGCTGGTTCCTGGGTGATCTCATGTGCTCTCTTTATACTCTTATTGATTATATTATTACCACTACCTCAATAGGAACCATGGTGCTTATATCcattgaccgttatgtggctatttgtgaccctctgcattatTCCACCAAagtcactcaaaaaagagttcaagtctgtgtttgtctgtgttggatGTGCTCTACTCTATGTAGCTGTACATTGCTGAAGGACAACCTTGCACACCCAGGTAGGTACAACACCTGCACTGGAGAGTGTGTGGTTGTCATTGAATATGTTGCTGGACGTGTTGATATGTTTTTGTCCTTCATTGGTCCTGTCACTGTCATCAtagttctgtatatgagagtatttgtggtggctgtgtctcaggctcgaGCCATGAGGTCCCATACTGCAGCTGTCGCAGTCCAGGGTTCAGTCAGTATAGGTACTAAGaaatctgaaatgaaagcagccaggaTTCTTGGTGCTGTTATTGTTGTATTTCTTATTTGTCTCTGCCCATATTTTTGTGTCACAATTTCAAGCCAGGACACCTTGTTCAATCAATCATCTTCTGCTTTTGTAATATGCCTGTTctattttaactcctgtctaaaTCCTGTGATTTATGCCTTTTTCTACCCCtggttcagaaaatgtattaaactcATCTTTTCACTTGAAATACTGCAACTTGGATCTTCTGAAGCCAATATACTGTAG
- the LOC113123831 gene encoding trace amine-associated receptor 4-like, with translation MEETELCFPQLNSSCSRVVRPYALTIFLYILLCTINLLTVFLNLLVIISISHYKQLHSPTNLLVLALAVSDFLVAPIMFFQVLLINGCWLLSDLMCSLYTVMDYIITSTSIGIMVLISIDRYVAICDPLHYPTKVTQKRVQVCVFLCWILSALCHILMMKDNLVYPGKYTSCIGECVVVIEYVAGRVDLFLSFIGPITVIIVLYMRVFVVAVSQARAMRSQTVTVTAQGSMGLRAKKSELKAARTLGVVIFMFLICLCPYFCVTLTSQDTLINEYQAAPVLWLFYFNSCLNPIIYIFFYPWFRKCIKLIFTLEILRPGSCDTNVL, from the exons atggaggaaactgaactctgctttccacaactcAACTCCTCCTGCAGCAGAGTTGTGCGTCCTTATGCTTTAACCATAttcctttacattttactgtGCACCATCAATCTGCTCACTGTGtttctcaacctgctggtcatcatctccatctcacactaCAA gcagctccacagtCCCACCAACCTCCTCGTCCTCGCTTTGGCTGTGTCAGATTTCTTGGTTGCCCCGATTATGTTCTTTCAGGTTTTGCTTATAAATGGTTGTTGGCTGCTCAGTGACCTGATGTGCTCTCTGTACACTGTTATGGACTATATTATTACCTCTACCTCAATAGGAATcatggtgctcatatccatTGATCgatatgtggctatttgtgaccctctgcattatCCCACCAAagtcactcaaaaaagagttcaggtctgtgttttcttgtgttggATATTATCTGCTCTTTGTCACATACTCATGATGAAGGATAATCTGGTCTACCCAGGCAAGTATACGTCCTGCATTGGAGAGTGTGTGGTTGTTATTGAATATGTTGCTGGACGTGTTGATCTGTTTCTGTCCTTCATTGGTCCCATTACTGTCATCATAGTCctgtatatgagagtatttgtggtggctgtgtctcaggctcgaGCCATGAGGTCCCAGACTGTAACTGTCACTGCCCAGGGTTCAATGGGTTTACGTGCTAAGAAATCTGagttgaaagcagccaggactcttggtgttgttaTCTTCATGTTTCTAATATGTCTCTGCCCTTATTTTTGTGTCACACTTACAAGCCAAGACACACTGATCAATGAATACCAAGCTGCCCCTGTCCTATGGTTGTTctattttaactcctgtcttAATCCTATTATCTATATCTTTTTTTACCCCtggttcagaaaatgtattaaactcATTTTTACACTTGAGATACTGCGACCTGGCTCCTGTGACACAAACGTGTTGTGA
- the LOC113123146 gene encoding trace amine-associated receptor 4-like, with amino-acid sequence METLVETELCFPQLLNSSCVRTKRPHFEIMLTYFILSCISVLTAFLNLLVIISISHFKQLHTPTNLLILSLAVSDFFVGLLMLFQTMLIDGCWFLGDLMCSLVQYMAYIITTASVGTMVLISIDRYVAICDPLHYSIRVTQKRVQVCVCLCWSCSVIFDSLLLKDNLKQPGRYHSCFGECIVVVNPISKVVDFTVSFILPITVIVVLYMGVFVVAVSQARAMRSHITTVTVQGSRKVTAKKSELKAARTLGVVVVMFLICFCPYHCVSLAGQETLINDSSVAFVIGLAYFNSCLNPLIYAFFYPWFRKSVKLIVSLKILQADSCEINTM; translated from the exons ATGGAGACCTTGGtggaaactgaactctgctttccacagctcCTCAACTCCTCCTGTGTGAGGACAAAGCGTCCTCACTTTGAGATCATGCTGACTTACTTCATACTGTCCTGCATCTCTGTGTTAACTGCAtttctcaacctgctggtcatcatctccatctcacacttcaa gcagCTTCACACCCCCACcaacctcctcatcctctctctggctgtctcagatttCTTCGTAGGGCTCCTCATGTTGTTTCAGACTATGCTCATAGACGGATGCTGGTTTCTTGGTGACCTCATGTGTTCTCTTGTTCAGTATATGGCGTACATTATTACAACTGCATCGGTAGGAAccatggtgctcatatccattgaccgttatgtggctatttgtgatcctctgcattactccatcagagtcactcaaaaaagagttcaagtctgtgtttgtctctgttggtCATGTTCTGTGATCTTTGATAGTCTGCTGCTGAAGGACAACCTGAAACAACCAGGCAGGTATCACTCCTGTTTTGGAGAGTGCATCGTTGTTGTTAACCCCATTTCTAAAGTTGTAGACTTTACTGTTTCCTTCATTCTTCCCATAACTGttattgtggttctgtatatgggagtatttgtggtggctgtgtctcaggctcgtgccatgaggtctcacattacaactgtcacagtccagggttcaaggAAAGTGactgctaaaaaatctgaactcaaagcagccaggactcttggtgttgttgtagttatgtttctaatttgtttttgtccttaTCATTGCGTCAGTCTTGCGGGTCAGGAAACTTTGATCAATGACTCATCTGTTGCCTTTGTAATAGGTTTGGCctattttaactcctgtctaaaccctctgatctatgcctttttctacccctggtttagaaaatcagtTAAACTCATTGTTTCACTTAAGATATTACAGGCTGACTCCTGTGAGATCAACACAATGTAA
- the LOC113123721 gene encoding trace amine-associated receptor 4-like, protein METLEETELCFPQLLNSSCVKTVRPHFETMMTYILLFSISLLTVFLNLLVIISISHFKQLHSTTNLLILSLAVSDFFMGLLMLFQIILIEGCWFLSDLMCALYQYLDYIISSASVGTMVLISIDRYVAICDPMHYSIRVTQKRAKVYVCLCWICSVIFQSLILMDNLEQPGRYNSCFGECVFVINYIAGLADLIFSFILPITVIVVLYMRVFVVAVSQARAMRSHITTVTVQGSRKVTAKKSEIKAARTLGVVITVFLLCLCPYYCVALTSKDDVMNASSAAFVICLYYFNACLNPLIYAFLYPWFRKSVKLIFTLKILQPDSCEANIL, encoded by the exons ATGGAGACcttggaggaaactgaactctgctttccacagctcCTCAACTCCTCCTGTGTGAAGACAGTGCGACCTCACTTTGAGACCATGATGACTTATATTCTGCTGTTCTctatctctctgctcactgtgtTTCTCAACCTGCtcgtcatcatctccatctcacacttcaa GCAGCTTCACAGCACCACcaacctcctcatcctctctctggctgtttcAGATTTCTTCATGGGGCTCCTCATGTTGTTTCAGATTATACTCATAGAAGGCTGCTGGTTCCTCAGTGACCTCATGTGTGCTTTGTATCAGTATCTAGACTACATCATTTCCTCTGCCTCAGTAGGAAccatggtgctcatatccattgaccgttatgtggctatttgtgaccctaTGCATTACTCCATCAGAGTCACTCAAAAAAGAGCTAAGgtctatgtttgtctgtgttggatCTGTTCTGTGATCTTTCAGAGTCTGATTCTGATGGATAACCTGGAACAACCAGGCAGGTATAACTCCTGTTTTGGagagtgtgtctttgtcattaaTTACATTGCTGGACTTGCAGatcttattttttccttcattcttcccattactgttattgtggttctgtatatgagagtatttgtggtggctgtgtctcaggctcgtgccatgaggtctcacattacaactgtcacagtccagggttcaaggaaagtaactgctaaaaaatcagaaatcaaagcagccaggactcttggtgttgttataactgtgtttttattatgtctCTGTCCATATTATTGTGTTGCTCTTACAAGCAAAGATGATGTGATGAATGCttcatctgctgcctttgtgaTATGTTTGTACTATTTTAATGCCTGTCTtaaccctctgatctatgccttcctttacccctggtttagaaaatccGTTAAACTAATTTTTACACTTAAAATACTGCAGCCTGACTCCTGTGAGGCCAACATTCTGTAG
- the LOC113123718 gene encoding trace amine-associated receptor 4-like produces METLVETELCFPQLLNSSCVKTKRPHFETMMTYILLFSISVLTVFLNLLVIISISHFKQLHSPTNFLVLSLAVSDFFVGLLILFQIMLIEGCWFLSDLMCALYQYLDYIISSTSVGTMVLISIDRYVAICDPMHYSTKVTQKRVKVCICLCWICSVIFQSLILMDNLEQPGRYNSCFGECVIVINYIAGIVDLIFSFILPITVIVVLYMRVFVVAVSQARAMRSHITTVTVQGSRKVTAKKSELKAARTLGVVITVFLMCFCPFYCVSLSSKDDLMNSSSAAFVICLYSFNACLNPVIYAFFYPWFRKSIKSIVTFKILQTGSSEANIL; encoded by the exons ATGGAGACTTTGGtggaaactgaactctgctttccacagctcCTCAACTCCTCCTGTGTGAAGACAAAGCGTCCTCACTTTGAGACCATGATGACTTATATTCTGCTGTTCTCTatctctgtgctcactgtgtttctcaacctgctggtcatcatctccatctcacacttcaa GCAGCTTCACTCCCCCACCAACTTTCTcgtcctctctctggctgtctcagatttCTTCGTGGGGCTCCTTATATTGTTTCAAATTATGCTCATAGAAGGCTGCTGGTTCCTCAGTGACCTCATGTGTGCTCTGTATCAGTATCTAGACTACATCATTTCCTCTACCTCAGTAGGAAccatggtgctcatatccattgaccgttatgtggctatttgtgaccctaTGCATTACTCCACTAAAGTCACACAAAAAAGAGTTAAGgtctgtatttgtctgtgttggaTCTGCTCTGTGATCTTTCAGAGTCTGATTCTGATGGATAACCTGGAACAACCAGGCAGGTATAACTCCTGTTTTGGAGAGTGTGTAATTGTCATTAATTACATTGCTGGAATTGTAGatcttattttttccttcattcttcccattactgttattgtggttctgtatatgagagtatttgtggtggctgtgtctcaggctcgtgccatgaggtctcacattacaactgtcacagtccagggttcaaggaaagtaactgctaaaaaatctgaactcaaagcagccaggactcttggtgttgttaTAACtgtgtttctaatgtgtttttgcCCATTTTATTGTGTCTCTCTTTCAAGCAaagatgatttgatgaattcgtcatctgctgcctttgtgaTATGTTTATACTCTTTTAATGCCTGTCTAAACCCTGTGATCTATGCCtttttctacccctggtttagaaaatctATTAAATCCAttgtcacatttaaaatattgcaGACTGGCTCCAGTGAGGCCAACATACTGTAG